A part of Escherichia marmotae genomic DNA contains:
- a CDS encoding ferredoxin codes for MAPTVHFSASLFTGPKSMMLKVLSPPNSLNNYHLFTDA; via the coding sequence GTGGCGCCTACTGTGCATTTTTCCGCGTCTCTTTTTACTGGGCCAAAGTCAATGATGCTGAAGGTACTATCCCCTCCAAACTCACTGAACAATTATCATCTTTTCACCGATGCATGA
- a CDS encoding hydrolase: MLELNAKTTALVVIDLQEGILPFAGGPHTAEDVVNRAGKLAAKFRANGQSVFLVRVGWSADYAEALKQPVDAPSPAKTLPENWWRHPAALGATDSDIEIIKRQWGAFYGTDLELQLRRRGIDTIVLCGISTNIGVESTARNAWELGFNLVIAEDACSAASTEQHNNSINHIYPRIARVRRVEEILNAL; the protein is encoded by the coding sequence ATGCTTGAGCTTAATGCTAAAACCACTGCGCTGGTGGTGATTGATTTACAGGAAGGCATTTTGCCTTTTGCCGGTGGCCCACATACTGCCGAGGATGTTGTTAATCGCGCCGGAAAACTGGCGGCGAAATTTCGCGCAAACGGACAGTCCGTATTTCTGGTGCGCGTCGGCTGGTCTGCCGATTATGCCGAAGCATTGAAACAGCCGGTTGATGCGCCTTCGCCTGCCAAAACGTTGCCGGAGAACTGGTGGCGGCATCCTGCGGCGTTAGGTGCAACTGACAGCGATATTGAAATCATTAAACGTCAATGGGGTGCGTTTTACGGTACGGATCTGGAGTTGCAATTACGCCGTCGTGGCATTGACACCATTGTCTTGTGTGGGATTTCAACCAATATCGGCGTTGAGTCCACCGCCCGTAACGCGTGGGAGTTAGGGTTTAATCTGGTGATCGCTGAAGACGCCTGTAGCGCCGCCAGTACCGAACAGCACAACAACAGCATCAACCATATCTACCCGCGTATTGCCCGTGTGCGTCGCGTGGAAGAGATCCTCAACGCGTTATGA
- a CDS encoding DinI-like family protein — protein sequence MRIEICIAKEKMTKMPTGAVDALKEELTRRISKRYDDVEVIVKATSNDGLSVTRTADKDSAKTFVQETLKDTWESADEWFVH from the coding sequence ATGCGTATTGAAATCTGCATAGCCAAAGAGAAAATGACTAAAATGCCAACCGGTGCTGTGGATGCGTTAAAGGAAGAATTAACCCGACGCATCAGTAAACGTTATGACGATGTAGAGGTGATCGTAAAAGCCACCAGCAACGATGGCCTTTCTGTTACGCGCACCGCCGATAAAGATTCAGCTAAAACTTTTGTTCAGGAAACTCTGAAAGATACCTGGGAGTCTGCTGACGAGTGGTTTGTTCACTAA
- a CDS encoding tail fiber assembly protein has translation MMHLKNIKAGNAKTLEQYELTKKHGVIWLYAEDGKNWYEEVKNFQSDTIKMVYDENNIIVAITKDASTLNPEGYSVVEVPDITANRRADDSGKWMFKDGAVVKRIYTADEQQQQAESQKAALLSEAESVIRQLERAVRLNMATDEERARLESWERYSVLVSRVGTAAPDWPDKPE, from the coding sequence ATGATGCACTTAAAGAACATAAAAGCGGGTAACGCTAAAACACTGGAACAGTATGAGTTAACAAAGAAGCACGGAGTCATCTGGCTTTACGCTGAAGACGGGAAAAACTGGTATGAGGAAGTGAAGAACTTTCAGTCAGACACAATAAAAATGGTTTACGACGAAAATAATATTATTGTCGCCATCACCAAAGATGCCTCCACACTTAACCCTGAAGGCTATAGCGTCGTTGAAGTTCCTGATATTACAGCTAATCGCCGTGCCGATGATTCAGGGAAGTGGATGTTTAAGGACGGAGCTGTGGTTAAGCGGATTTATACGGCAGACGAACAGCAACAACAGGCAGAATCACAAAAGGCCGCGTTACTTTCCGAAGCGGAAAGCGTTATTCGGCAACTGGAGCGCGCTGTCAGGCTGAATATGGCAACGGATGAGGAACGCGCACGACTGGAGTCATGGGAACGCTACAGCGTTCTGGTCAGTCGAGTGGGCACCGCAGCTCCTGACTGGCCGGATAAACCAGAGTGA
- a CDS encoding phage tail protein, translating to MLIKNNLSDVEDRDEAVENLGLKPTVDKAKNAVQRDGDTMTGELKIRGVNALRIFNEAFGLIFRRSEECLHLIPTSEGQGENGDIGPLRPFTINLRTGEISMAHKVSVGGGSQVNGALGIGVQNALGGNSIAFGDNDTGLKQNGDGILDVYANGQRVFRFQNGVAIALKNIQAGNAKKFTLSSANNSTKNATFNLWGNPSRPVVAELGDDSGWHFYSQRNTDNSITFTVNGQVIPLNYGNFDARYQQRNGGVQDVRYGSEMYYTPGSNTVSWTFRAPSGHGLSGISISDTHRNSADNVNGVYYRPLQKLINGTWYNVASV from the coding sequence TTGCTGATAAAAAATAACCTTTCGGATGTGGAAGACAGGGATGAGGCTGTTGAAAACCTCGGATTAAAACCCACGGTGGATAAGGCAAAAAATGCCGTTCAGCGTGATGGCGACACCATGACCGGGGAGCTGAAAATCCGTGGTGTTAATGCGCTGAGGATTTTCAACGAAGCCTTTGGCCTGATTTTTCGTCGCTCGGAAGAGTGCCTGCACCTTATCCCTACCAGTGAAGGTCAGGGCGAGAATGGCGATATTGGTCCACTTCGACCGTTCACTATTAATCTGCGGACGGGTGAAATATCCATGGCGCATAAAGTGTCTGTTGGCGGCGGTTCTCAGGTCAATGGTGCGCTGGGTATCGGCGTTCAGAACGCGCTGGGCGGAAACTCAATTGCTTTCGGGGATAACGATACCGGGCTGAAACAAAATGGCGACGGCATTCTGGATGTTTATGCGAATGGACAGCGTGTATTTCGTTTCCAGAATGGTGTGGCAATAGCGTTAAAAAATATTCAGGCCGGAAATGCTAAAAAATTTACGTTATCCAGCGCCAACAACTCCACGAAAAACGCAACGTTTAATTTATGGGGTAATCCATCCAGGCCTGTTGTTGCAGAGCTTGGCGATGATTCAGGCTGGCATTTTTACAGTCAGAGGAATACAGATAACAGCATCACGTTCACCGTAAACGGACAGGTAATTCCGTTAAATTACGGAAACTTCGATGCCCGCTATCAGCAGCGAAATGGCGGCGTGCAGGATGTGCGTTATGGTTCCGAAATGTATTACACCCCTGGCAGTAACACCGTTTCGTGGACATTTCGCGCACCTTCGGGACACGGGCTGTCAGGGATATCGATATCGGATACCCACCGTAACTCAGCGGATAACGTTAACGGTGTGTATTACCGACCGCTGCAAAAACTGATTAATGGCACCTGGTATAACGTAGCGAGCGTTTAA